A genomic region of Colletotrichum destructivum chromosome 1, complete sequence contains the following coding sequences:
- a CDS encoding Putative major facilitator superfamily, MFS transporter superfamily: MSTQTELQHLTPETQIPTPAKTPATPPPRDPYSAAESGSGNDNDNDNDTGNDPHRASHEFSSLPPVDGGRRAWLFLAACFAVEMLVWGFPFAFGVFQSHYSTNPPFAGQPNIAVIGTCSMGIMYLSGPVVIGLLRMFPRESRHAPILGLIVMCVALAASSFSRTVTHLIVTQGVLYAVGGAIAYCPCILYIDQWFVRRKGFAYGVMWSGTGLAGVVLPLLMEHLLGRMGFRTTLRLWSGLLFALTAPLAFFIKPRLPASSTTHATPATHARPFSNLRFALSRPFALHQAANVVEALGFFLPGIYLPSYAQSALGASAYASALTILLVNVASVVGCVAMGSLVDRVSAPSCLMLASAGATLGTFLAWGFSSTLGVLYAFCVVYGLFAGAYTSAWPGIMKVVVEHERARERGVDPSMVFGMLAAGRGIGNVISGPLSEALIRGAPWKGEAGFGYGSGYGTLIVFTGVTALAGGASFVWKRLGWM, from the exons ATGTCGACGCAGACCGAGCTCCAACACCTCACCCCGGAGACACAGATCCCGACCCCCGCAaagacgccggcgacacCGCCGCCCCGGGACCCGtactcggccgccgagtCCGGTAGtggcaacgacaacgacaacgacaacgacaccgGCAATGACCCCCACCGCGCGAGCCACGagttctcctccctcccgcccgtcgacggcggcaggcGGGCCTggctcttcctcgccgcctgcttcgccgtcgagatgCTCGTCTGGGGGTTTCCCTTTGCCTTTGGCGTCTTCCAGAGCCACTACTCGACGAACCCGCCGTTCGCCGGCCAGCCCaacatcgccgtcatcggaACCTGTTCCATG GGGATCATGTACCTCTCTGGCCCTGTCGTAATCGGCCTCCTCCGCATGTTCCCCCGCGAGTCCCGCCACGCGcccatcctcggcctcatcgtcatgtgcgtcgccctcgccgcctcctcatTCTCCCGCACCGTTACCCACCTCATCGTCACCCAAGGCGTCCTctacgccgtcggcggcgccatcgcctACTGTCCCTGCATCCTCTACATCGACCAGTGGTTCGTCCGCCGCAAGGGGTTCGCCTATGGTGTCATGTGGTCCGGCACTGGCCTCGCCGGTGTCGTCCTGCCGCTCCTGATGGAgcacctcctcggccgcatGGGCTTCCGCACCACCCTTCGCCTGTGGTCCGGCCTGCTCTTCGCCCTCACGGCGCCGCTGgccttcttcatcaagcCGAGGCTgcccgcgtcgtcgacgacgcacgcgacgccggcgacgcaCGCGCGCCCCTTCAGCAACCTGCGCTTCGCCCTGAGCCGCCCCTTCGCTCTGCATCAGGCcgccaacgtcgtcgaggcgctggGCTTCTTCCTGCCGGGCATCTACCTCCCCTCGTACGCGCAGtccgccctcggcgcctcggCCTACGCCTCGGCCCTGACGATCCTCCTCGTTAATgtcgcctccgtcgtcggctgcgTCGCCATGGGGtccctcgtcgaccgcgtctcggccccgtcgtGCCTGATGCTCGCCAGCGCGGGCGCGACGCTCGGCACGTTCCTCGCGTGGGGGTTCTCGTCGACCCTCGGCGTGCTGTACGCCTTCTGCGTCGTGTACGGGCTGTTCGCCGGCGCGTACACGTCGGCGTGGCCGGGCATCATGAAGGTTGTCGTCGAGCACGAGCGCGCGAGggagcgcggcgtcgacccgAGCATGGTGTTTGGCATGTTGGCCGCGGGGCGGGGGATCGGGAACGTCATCTCGGGCCCGCTCAGCGAGGCGCTGA